In the Entelurus aequoreus isolate RoL-2023_Sb linkage group LG21, RoL_Eaeq_v1.1, whole genome shotgun sequence genome, ttatgcgactAATAGGAATTCTACAACTATAAGGGATGTGCTAAATGTACTAAGAATAACGTTGCAATAAAATTAGCttaaacactttttaaaaatgtttaaagaatgtAATTCTTTTATAGAGCTAGCAATCTCCTTCCAGACCATCGGGTTTCTACAGGCTACACTAAAGCGTGTACACTTTAGATGATGATTTTCCCTCTTAACAAAGGTTTACTTCTAGTGTTATGTCTATGACGGggctcagcaacccgcggctctcgagccgcatgcggctctttagtgccgccctagtggctccctggagcattttttaaaaaaggattgaaaatggaaaaagatggggggaaaataatttttttgttttagtatgttttttgtttgaggacaaacatgacacaaaccttcccaattgttagaaagcccactgtttaatatgtgtatgcttcactgatgagactatttggtgaacattgttttgtcccactaatttcggcggttcttgaactcaccatagtgtggactgtgacgcaacatactatttacatgtaacatcttacactccttctttgtctcattttgtccaccaaaccttttaagttgtgcatgaatgcacaaatgtgagctttgttgatggtattgacttgttggagtgctaatcaagcatatttggtcagtgcatgactgcaagctaatcattgctaacatgctatttaagctagctgtatgtacatattgcatcattatgcctcgtttgtaggtatatttgagctcatttaatatccttgacTTTAAcgctctttgtatataatttagttttgcaagtctcatgacacattatcagtatgtaatattggctgcatttcagatagttttttgtgtgccatgttgttccagaccacagcaaacgttacccagctcgccaaagattgtaataaatctattaaaagaagacagcctgcagtttcctttatcctggacacacacatctttgctCTTGGCCATTGAAAGccggtaatttccaggagttatctcaccttctaagtagcctctgatttactaatggtttctaatgttgtaaaaatgtgtagaataaatattacatttcaacatttctgtcaacaaagatttgcttcagcctgcgtcattttgatagtaggctattatagctaatatagacacttacgtcatgtgttgccttcattataagacttatatacgacttttcattttttgcggctccggacagatttgttttttgtatttttggtccgatatggctctttcaacgttttaggttgccgacccctgttggtATAAACCAAGGTGGTCTAGCACTGACAAATGTATCCAGTACCACTGGGCATGCAACATTGACATGATTGGCCACTGGCTTGACAGGGGCAGAGCCATGCATGGAgaatggccaactcggtttcagaagatctcctcaatgattggtcaaaagcccctcacgtgactacatgGCGCCATGTTGAGGACCAACATTGAGCTATGCGTACAATGCACTTCCTCATTTGACTTCTCTTTTTATTGAAGAGGTTTTTTTGCCGTGTAAACATGCCCTGTTGTGCAACGCGGGGCTGCTCAACTTGCAATTGTTTCCTGTAGTTTTTGCATCACTTCCTCTGCAACCCAGAAACGAGAAAAGTATTGGAAGTGAAGGTTCTTTCGGGAAggcttctttcttcttcttcttcttcttcttcaggttGTCCATCGTATCCGATGACGACAATCCATCTCTATGTTTTGTGAGTCCTCATGTGGCTGAATagtccaatccgtgatccacatgatCTGCCGCAAACAGAGCAGGTGAAGGCACTGACTGGGGGTGCAGGTGTGGCAATGGCTTCATGCCTTCTTTGACGCTTCCTGGCTCGTTGACCACTTCTGTCCTTCTCAAGCTTATGAACTCCTTGTTGGAGGAGCTTCCGCCAGGTGGAACGGTGGACTGCAGTGTCCTCCAGCTGGGTTGGGTTCAGGCCGCATTTCTTCATGATAGTCTTCATTTGATCTTTATAACGCTTTTTTGGGCCTCCTGCCAAGCGGTGACCAAGATGAAGCTGACCATAAAGCACCTTGCGTGGTAAGCGTTCTTCTGGCATCCTGATAACGTGGCCTAGCCAGCGAAGTTGGTGATGGGTGACTGTAGCCTCCACACTGGTGCAGTTGGTCTTGCAGAGTATTTCAGTGTGGGGGACTCTGTCCTTCCAGGATATCCCCAGGATGCATTGTAAGCACCTGATGTGGAAGGCCTCCAGCATCCTGAGGTGGCGGCTGTACAGGGTCCACGCTTCACAGCTGTAGAGGAGGGTCGTCATGACCACAGCTAAATAGACCGCTACCTTGGTATGTAGCTTAAGGTCTTTGTTCTGGAAGACCCTTCCCCTGAGTCTGCCAAAAGATGCTGACGCCTGCTTGATCCGGTTTTGAACCTCCCTGTCGATACTGCAATCGTCAGAGAGAAACCTGCCAAGGTATTTGAAAGAGTCCACTACTGCTAGTGGTTTATTGTCGATGGTGAAGGTTGGTGGATGAGGTGGAGGAGTGGATGCCCACTGGCATATTACCTCGGTTTTTGCCACGTTGACAGAGAGGCCCAGTCTGCCATAAGCACTTGCAGCGGCTGAGAGGGTAGCTTGCAGCGCTTCCGGTGTGTGGGCCACAACTGCGCAGTCCTCTGCGTATTGGAGTTCGATGACTTGCACTGGTGTGACTTTTGTGACTGCTTGGAGCCTCCGGATGTTAAACAGGTTCCCGTCAAGTCGGAAGTCGATGGTAACGCCACTGCCCTTCTTGATCCTCTCATGAAGCAGCA is a window encoding:
- the LOC133638964 gene encoding uncharacterized protein LOC133638964, translating into MRGSRRAVALPSTSDLTGTCLTSGGSKQSQKSHQCKSSNSNTQRTAQLWPTHRKRCKLPSQPLQVLMADWASLSTWQKPSIDREVQNRIKQASASFGRLRGRVFQNKDLKLHTKVAVYLAVVMTTLLYSCEAWTLYSRHLRMLEAFHIRCLQCILGISWKDRVPHTEILCKTNCTSVEATVTHHQLRWLGHVIRMPEERLPRKVLYGQLHLGHRLAGGPKKRYKDQMKTIMKKCGLNPTQLEDTAVHRSTWRKLLQQGVHKLEKDRSGQRARKRQRRHEAIATPAPPVSAFTCSVCGRSCGSRIGLFSHMRTHKT